The nucleotide sequence GCCCCAAACTGATCACCCTCTCATCCGGCTTGTCGCCTCGCCCGTGGCCGCACACGAATATCGGGCGCCGATCGCGGCGGATTCCGGCGTCCGGCCACGCGTGGGCGTTGGCAATCATCGTCGCGTTGCTTCCCAGCTTGTCGACGGCCCAACAGATCATCGTCCACGGTCCGGTCGCACCGCCGCTGCACGGCCAAGTCATTTCATCGACACCCGTCGGCCGGCCGGTCATCGTATCGGAACGCGTCATTTCCGAACGTCCGATGCGATCTTCGTCATCGGCGGCGGTGACTCGCGGCACCCAACCGACGTCCGGTTCGACCATCGTGACGCGGCCGATCCGCAACACGACGTCACCGGAGACCAACGGAAAATCCACCTTTGCCAACACGCGATCCAACACGACGTCGCGTTTCGGTTCGCCCCGTTCGGCTCGAACAACCCGTCCGTCTCAATCATCTCGTTCGTCTGCCGACCCTGTCGCCAAAACCAACCCCTCGTCGGTCAACGCTGACCCGGCCAGTTATCCGCTGTTGCCCAAAGACCATCGTGAACCCGACGATTGGGCGACTTCGGTCTACGCGGACCAACATCTGCGATCGGCCCGGGACTCCATCGACCGGTTTGACTCGATCTATCGATCGGGGGCACCGGTCATCGCCGACGTCGCCTACGAAAACGCTCAGTTCGTCAGGCAATGGGTCGAAGCGGCGAGATCGTACCTGCGGCTGTCCGATCAGGTCCACGATGCGGATCGGAACCGACGATCCACGTTGCATGATTTCCAAGAAGTTCAGCAGAAACTGGAACACCACGGTCTGACACCGACCGTGGGATTGTTGCTGCGGCACAAGAAAGAACAACTGGACCAGTGGCAGGTCGAACACGGCCAAGCGACGTTCGTCAATCAAGCACTGTCCGAAGCCCGACAACAACAGCTGAAGTTGGACTTGGTCGAATTTGACGGCTCCGACCCGATCGCCCAAGCGTCACGTGTGCTGGCCAAAGCCGGCTATCGCGATGTCCCGGATCACGACCCGCTGCGACGGCAAGTCGAAGAATTGTTGGACCAGCGGTACGCCTGGTTGGATTCGCTTCGCACGGCCTATGACGACTATCAAAACAAACTCAGCGAACTGGATTCGGTGACCAATGCGTCGCGTGACTTGGCCGACGAATATCGCGCACTGATCGATCGTCACGTGGCATGGATCCGCAGCGATGATCCGATCAGTTTAGGCGACCTACAGAACTTCAAAAGCGGAATGGGCGCGCTGTTCGATGCCCAACGCAGCGCCGACTTTGGTCCGACCGTTGAACGGAAATTGCGCGACAATCCCGTGGCGGGAATCAGCACGTTGGCCTGGATCATCGTTGCGTTGGCCATTCGCTGGTTGGCCAAGTCATGGCTGATCGGAATCGGCAACAAAAAGCGTCTTCGCAAAACGCATCCGATGCGGCGAAAACTGTCCGCCGGAATCTTGACCGTGGTGGTCGCGACCGGAATCCCCTCGTGCTTCTTTTTGATTTCGCGATGGTTGGGCGACGGAATCGTTTCCGAAGCCACGCTGTATGCGTCCAGCGCGTTTGCGGCGGGCAGTTTGGTCGCTCTGTTCATCGAAGTTCCCCGGCAATGGTTGCGTGCCGGCGGGTACTTGGACCAACACGTCGACATCGAATTGGAACGTCGGCCCCGGGCGATGACCTACCTGACCATCGTGGGCACCGGATTGGTGATTGCCGCCTATGCCGTGACGCTGATGGGGTTGATGAACCAGGGCATGTGGCGTGGATCGGTGTCACGAATCGGTTTTATTACCGCCATGTTGTTGGTCGCCTGGACACTGCACCGTTCGTTCAAACCGACCGGCGGGTTCCTGGAACCGCTGATCGAAAAATTCTGTGGCAGCGTGATTCACCACGCCCGATTGTTGCTTTACATCGCGGCCCTGGCGTTTCCGGTCGCGATGATCGGGCTGTCCGCACTGGGATACGGATTCACGACTGCGGAAATCATTCGGCGGGCGATTTGGACGGCGGTCATCGCGATGTCGGCCGCCATGATCTGGCCGGGTTTGAAATTCGCGTCAGAAGAACTGTGGGAACGCATCACCGGGATGGCGCGCGATCAAGCGGACGGTGACGTGATCGGTGGCTATGCGGATACCGGAAAGGTGTCCGGGGCCCTGGGCGAGCACTTTCTGGAACTGAAACACCACTTGGCGTTCTTGTGCCAGTGTGGCTTGGTGTTGGCCGCCATTTTCGGCTTCGGATGGCTGTGGATCGATGTGTTTCCCAACGCCGATGTCGGGAACCCGGTGGTGTGGACTGTCGACGACGTGGTGACGCAAACGGTGATCGATGCAGACGGCACCAGCAGCCTTCAGTCAAGAACCGAGCCTCGTCCGGTCACCGCGTTTCATTTAGTGTTGGCTGCGGCGACATTGTTTGTGGCATTTCAGTTGGCGAAGCTTCTTCCGGCCTTGTACGACGCGTTGGTGCTGCAGCGTGTTTCGTTTGACGAAGGCATGGAACACTTCACGTTTATCCTTGGACGCGTTCTGATCTTTGGCATCGGCTGTTTGATTGCCGGACGCTTCATCGGACTGCGTTGGCAGACAATCCAGTGGCTGGCCGTTGGGTTGACCATCGGCCTTGGATTCGGATTGCAAGACATGGTTCGCAATCTGTTCGGCGGCTTGATCGTGTTGTTCGAAAAGCCGGCTCGTTTGGGTGATCGCATCACGGTGGGTAAGGTCACCGGTCGCGTGGCGGCTCAGCGACTGCGGACCACCGTCTTGGCTGATGACGACGGTCGCGAAGTCATCGTGCCCAACAAGAACTTCGTCAGCACTGATGTTGTGAACTGGATGGGGGCGGGACGGCTGAGTGCCGTGGCGATGGAAGTGTCGACCACCCGCGACCAGCGGCCCGCGGATCTGTGCCGGATGCTTCAGGAATTGATGATCGAACAACCGGATGTGTTGTTGACCCCTGCACCACAAGCGACGCTTGTATGCGTAGGCCAGCGGTCACAGCGAATCGAAGTACGCGTCTGGGTGGAAGAAACCAAAAGCGTTTCTCGATACCGTGATCAAATGCTACGGTTGATCCGAACCTTCTTGAGCGAACGAGACCTGCTGGCCGGCAACCAACCGTCTCAGCCCGAACTCGCCGACGTCATGCCCGGCGGCGACGAACTCGACCACCTCTTCGACGACGACTTCGACACCCCCAACCTCTCCAAATCCACCCGTCGTCGACGCCCCGCCTGACCGGAAAAGGGGTCAGGCGTCTTTGTTTGCTCGCGCGGTCGAACCTGAGGGCGGTTGGTGCTTGGATCACGCGACCGTGATATAGTTCCTGCTTGGCGGTGGAACGCTGGGACCACCATTGGATCGTCGGGTCTTGGAATGGAATTGCGTTGAGATTTCTGCAGATATTTATTCCCGAAGGCGCCGGTGGCAACTTTGACGAGTTGTTGGAGGGCCAGAGGGTTCTGGGGACTTGGCGTGGCGATACCTCCGATCAACGGATCGTGCTGCACTTGTTGGTGCCCGCCGAAGCCACCGAGCCGATCATGGACCGGTTCGAAGAAGCGTTTGGGACCCACGAAGGCTTCTGTATCGTCGTACTGCCGGTCGAGGCGGTTCTGCCGCGCCCCGACGTCGCCAAGGAAGCGGATCAAGACTCTGACGCGGACGTTGACTCGGATCAGGACAGTACCAGCGACAGCGGACGAGTCAGCCGTGAGGAGTTGTACAGTGAGATCACAGAAACTCTGGGCATTGATCGTGTCTTTCTGGCAATGACGATCTTGTCGTCAGTCGTGGCAGCGGTCGGCCTGTTGCGAGACGACGTCGCGGTGATCATCGGTGCCATGGTGATCGCGCCGCTTTTGGGGCCCAATGTGGCCATGTCGTTGGCGACGACTTTGGGTGATCTTGCCTTGCTTCGTCGTGCGCTGCTGACCAACGTGGTCGGGGTGACCGTAACGCTGTTGGTCGCATTGGGCATTGGGATTTTGTTGGACGTCGATCCGAAGATTCCCGCCATCCAGTCCCGGACCGAAGTCAATCTTGGCGATCTGACTTTGGCATTGGCCGCCGGTGCCGCGGGAACCTTCGCCTTCACCCGTGGCATGTCCAGCGCGGTGATCGGAGTGATGGTGGCGGTTGCGTTGATGCCACCACTCGTCACGTTTGGGATGTTGTTCGCCGAAGGAGCCTATCGACCTGCCGCCGGGGCGATGATGCTGGTCATGGCCAATGTGGTCAGCGTCAATTTGACGGGCGTGGCGACGTTCATTGCGCAGGGGGTGCGACCGCGATCGTGGTGGGAAGAAGAACAGGCCAAGAGATCGACGCGCATTGCGATCGCCATCTGGGTCACGTTGTTGATCGCACTGATTGCCATCCTGTTGGTCTATCAGAAGAACGAGACGTTGAACAACTGACCAACCCACCACATCGAACGACACAGAACGGTGCGGCTAAGCAGGGAATTTTCGTTAATCCAGCACGTTGATCTTCAGCACGACCGCGTGGTCAAATGGCGGATCAACGATCGATTCAATCGTCAGGCCCTCATCAGATAATCGCCATTTCAAGGTTTGGTCTGAACCGAGCACAGCGATGGAATCAATCTGCTTCAGTCTTGGGTGTTCGTTGGCGTTGAGTGATTGGATCCGCACTTCGCCCTGAGGTGCCTGTAATAGCGTTGCGTAGAAGGTGCCAGACTTTGCTGTGAATCGAATGTCATCGCTGGTAAATTCCCGATTTTTGCCCTCGCTAAGGTGGCCGGTCGCGACTTTCGCTGGACCTTCGCCAAAGACTTTCCAAGGCCGCGTGCCGTAGATCGCTTCGCCGTTGACCTTCAACCAGCGACCGATCTCTCGCAAAACATCAGCCTGTTCGTCTGGGATGCGACCACTGCTATCCGGGCCGATGTTCAGTAGCAAGCAACCGTTTTTGCTGACGATGTCGACCAAATCATCGATCAACGAGTTCGCGGACTTGGATTCCCAATCGTCACAGTAAAACCACGAATTGCTGCCCACCGATGTGTCGGTCTGCCAAAGTTCGTCCAGCATTTCATCGGACTTGCTGCGTTCCAGATCCAACATATGCGTTCCCTTGGGATACGAAGGGAATCGCAGGTTTTTGGTTTGCAAGACTGTGGTCACACCACGTTTGCGCCCGTGATTGTAGTAGTACGCGGCGAGCTTCGGGTGATAGGGAGCGAACTCGGGGGAATCGAGTCCGAAGTCGAACCACAAAATGTCGGGCTGATAGTTGTCGATGATTTCCTTGGTGCGAACCCACCACATTTCCAAGAATTCTTTGTTCGCGGGTTCGCCTTGTTTGTGCTGCGGCGCGTACAGGTCAGAGAACTGTGGATTGCCCGTGTCATAAGCGGGATCTTGCGGATAGTACCGCCAATTGAACGCGTAGTGCGATGACGCGCCGAAGATCAATCCTTGTCGCCGAATTTCATCACGCAGTTCGGCCAACAGATCACGTTTGGGACCAATCTCAACCGAGTTCCAGCGTGTGTGCGATGAGTCATACATTGCGTAGCCGTCATGGTGCTCTGCCACCGGAATGACATACTTCGCACCGGCCTCGACAAACAGGTCCACCCATTCTTTCGCGTCAAAGTTTTCCGCTTTGAACATGGGGATCAGATCTTTGTAACCCACCTCGGACGGATCGCCGTAAGTCTGCACGTGATACAGGTACGCGGGATGAGGTTGATGGACTTTGATTTCACCGGTCACGTGATGTCGCTGGACCGCATCCTCATACATCCAGCGTGGATACCAATCGGTTTTGTGTTCGGAAACACACGACGGTCCCCAGTGGACGAAGATTCCAAATTTGGCATCCGCCATCCAATCAGGAATTTGATACTTCTGAAGCGATTCCCAATTCGGATCGTACGAAGGTAAATCCTGTCCAGTGCAAAACTTGCCAGTCAGCAGGCAGACGGCGACTACGCTTATTGCAAGCCGATAGATCGCGCCAGCTTTGGGCAGTGGAGGCGTGATTCGATTGAGGGTTGAAGTTTTCATCGGAGACGTTTCGCGTCGGAAGTATCAAGTGTCGCGCCGGTGAGATTCGGCGTTGGGCCGATCCCATATCTGAATTGAGCGATATTGTGGCAGTTCTTTGTCGTAGCCCGAAGCGTGAGGTTTGAATTTCGGTTCTCTGGTAACCCGAAGCGTGAGCGAGGAAAAAACATGTTGACATCGTGTCACTCACGCTTCGGGTGACCAAGAAAACCAATGCCAAGGGTACAGACGTAAATTCAAAACGGACAGGATGAGTTGCCATATTCTTGGGGGACTCGCAACTGCATCGAAAGGAGCCTGCCCTTTCGATCTGTTGGTCAGTGCCAAACCTATTCAAACGGCAGGGTCAGTGTTTGGTCATAGCCAACGCGTTTGCGTTTTTGCACGTAGTCGCGAGTTCTGCGGAAGATGTCTTGATCGCCCGTGATGCGTGGGTCCCCCGTTTGACGTTGGTATTGTTCCAGTTGGCTGGAAAGCGATGCGATGTCGTCGGTGTATTGCGGATCATCGATCAGGTTGTGTTGTTCCCACGGATCATTCGCGACGTCATAAAACTCTTTGGCAATCGGAGTCGCCCACTGAGATCCGCCGATGTTGCCGTAGCGAACGATGTAAGAAAATTGATCGTTGCGGATACTGCGGCTGGATCGTGAATCGGGATCGAATTCGCCGTGCCATTCCAATCCGGTGACCACGGTGCTTCGGCTCGGATCGATTCGGCCGGACTGTTCGGACCGCAGAATCGGAACCAGACTTTTCCCCGACATACCATCGGGAACGGGAATCCCGGCCAACTGTAGGAACGTGGGTGCCAGATCGATCAGGCTAACGAAGTCGGTCACGGTTCGGCCGCCAGGCATCTTTGCCGGCCAGCGGATCGCCAGCGGAACATGGACACCGTTGTCATAGGGTGAAGCCTTGGCCCGCAGGGATTCGCCGTCCAGAACCACGCTGCCGTTGTCCGATGTCACCACGACCAGCGTATTGTCGTCTTGTCCGGTTCGTTCCAATAAATCCAACATCCGCGACAGTTGCTGGTCGGCGTAGGCGATTTCATACAACGTGTTGCCGCGTTCGATCCGATTGGCTTCGGAATCGTCCATCACCGGCGGCATCGGTACGGTGTCGGGCGACATGCCGAACTGGTCGGCCAAGCGTTGATGGTTTTGATCGCCGTAGGGGCCATGCGGTTCGTGAATGCCGGCCCAGAAGAAAAAGGGTTGGTCCTGATCTCGGTCGTCCAAGAATTGCCGGAAGTTTTCCGCGTAGTCGATCGGGCTAATCCCCGGGATCGGTTCAGGTAATTCAATCGCGTCGTACGTCTCGCCGATCATCTGATCGTGACTTTCGTCGATCGTCACCCCGGGGCCCCATCCTTTGCCGGTATTGCCGACGTGGTAACCGTGCCGAGCCAACACATGGGTAAACAACGGGATTTGCTGTGGCACGTACGCTTGAATGAAAGCACCTTGACGCAGTTCCCAGAAGTTGCGACCGGACAAGATCGACGCACGCGACGGGGCACAGGACGGCGCGGACGTGAATCCGTGCGTGAACAACGCCCCTTCTTTTGCAACACGATCAAACGCCGGCGTGGGCAAGTCGGACCAGCCATGGATGCTGCGTTCCAACCAGCTTTCGTCGTCCGTGATGAACAGCAAGATGTT is from Crateriforma conspicua and encodes:
- a CDS encoding alpha-L-fucosidase; the protein is MKTSTLNRITPPLPKAGAIYRLAISVVAVCLLTGKFCTGQDLPSYDPNWESLQKYQIPDWMADAKFGIFVHWGPSCVSEHKTDWYPRWMYEDAVQRHHVTGEIKVHQPHPAYLYHVQTYGDPSEVGYKDLIPMFKAENFDAKEWVDLFVEAGAKYVIPVAEHHDGYAMYDSSHTRWNSVEIGPKRDLLAELRDEIRRQGLIFGASSHYAFNWRYYPQDPAYDTGNPQFSDLYAPQHKQGEPANKEFLEMWWVRTKEIIDNYQPDILWFDFGLDSPEFAPYHPKLAAYYYNHGRKRGVTTVLQTKNLRFPSYPKGTHMLDLERSKSDEMLDELWQTDTSVGSNSWFYCDDWESKSANSLIDDLVDIVSKNGCLLLNIGPDSSGRIPDEQADVLREIGRWLKVNGEAIYGTRPWKVFGEGPAKVATGHLSEGKNREFTSDDIRFTAKSGTFYATLLQAPQGEVRIQSLNANEHPRLKQIDSIAVLGSDQTLKWRLSDEGLTIESIVDPPFDHAVVLKINVLD
- a CDS encoding sulfatase family protein produces the protein MHAIEIMYRRWMIRRRAYCAGVMFVSLMFVGLMFVGLLTGTARADDSDRPNILLFITDDESWLERSIHGWSDLPTPAFDRVAKEGALFTHGFTSAPSCAPSRASILSGRNFWELRQGAFIQAYVPQQIPLFTHVLARHGYHVGNTGKGWGPGVTIDESHDQMIGETYDAIELPEPIPGISPIDYAENFRQFLDDRDQDQPFFFWAGIHEPHGPYGDQNHQRLADQFGMSPDTVPMPPVMDDSEANRIERGNTLYEIAYADQQLSRMLDLLERTGQDDNTLVVVTSDNGSVVLDGESLRAKASPYDNGVHVPLAIRWPAKMPGGRTVTDFVSLIDLAPTFLQLAGIPVPDGMSGKSLVPILRSEQSGRIDPSRSTVVTGLEWHGEFDPDSRSSRSIRNDQFSYIVRYGNIGGSQWATPIAKEFYDVANDPWEQHNLIDDPQYTDDIASLSSQLEQYQRQTGDPRITGDQDIFRRTRDYVQKRKRVGYDQTLTLPFE
- a CDS encoding mechanosensitive ion channel domain-containing protein; the protein is MPKDHREPDDWATSVYADQHLRSARDSIDRFDSIYRSGAPVIADVAYENAQFVRQWVEAARSYLRLSDQVHDADRNRRSTLHDFQEVQQKLEHHGLTPTVGLLLRHKKEQLDQWQVEHGQATFVNQALSEARQQQLKLDLVEFDGSDPIAQASRVLAKAGYRDVPDHDPLRRQVEELLDQRYAWLDSLRTAYDDYQNKLSELDSVTNASRDLADEYRALIDRHVAWIRSDDPISLGDLQNFKSGMGALFDAQRSADFGPTVERKLRDNPVAGISTLAWIIVALAIRWLAKSWLIGIGNKKRLRKTHPMRRKLSAGILTVVVATGIPSCFFLISRWLGDGIVSEATLYASSAFAAGSLVALFIEVPRQWLRAGGYLDQHVDIELERRPRAMTYLTIVGTGLVIAAYAVTLMGLMNQGMWRGSVSRIGFITAMLLVAWTLHRSFKPTGGFLEPLIEKFCGSVIHHARLLLYIAALAFPVAMIGLSALGYGFTTAEIIRRAIWTAVIAMSAAMIWPGLKFASEELWERITGMARDQADGDVIGGYADTGKVSGALGEHFLELKHHLAFLCQCGLVLAAIFGFGWLWIDVFPNADVGNPVVWTVDDVVTQTVIDADGTSSLQSRTEPRPVTAFHLVLAAATLFVAFQLAKLLPALYDALVLQRVSFDEGMEHFTFILGRVLIFGIGCLIAGRFIGLRWQTIQWLAVGLTIGLGFGLQDMVRNLFGGLIVLFEKPARLGDRITVGKVTGRVAAQRLRTTVLADDDGREVIVPNKNFVSTDVVNWMGAGRLSAVAMEVSTTRDQRPADLCRMLQELMIEQPDVLLTPAPQATLVCVGQRSQRIEVRVWVEETKSVSRYRDQMLRLIRTFLSERDLLAGNQPSQPELADVMPGGDELDHLFDDDFDTPNLSKSTRRRRPA
- a CDS encoding TIGR00341 family protein encodes the protein MRFLQIFIPEGAGGNFDELLEGQRVLGTWRGDTSDQRIVLHLLVPAEATEPIMDRFEEAFGTHEGFCIVVLPVEAVLPRPDVAKEADQDSDADVDSDQDSTSDSGRVSREELYSEITETLGIDRVFLAMTILSSVVAAVGLLRDDVAVIIGAMVIAPLLGPNVAMSLATTLGDLALLRRALLTNVVGVTVTLLVALGIGILLDVDPKIPAIQSRTEVNLGDLTLALAAGAAGTFAFTRGMSSAVIGVMVAVALMPPLVTFGMLFAEGAYRPAAGAMMLVMANVVSVNLTGVATFIAQGVRPRSWWEEEQAKRSTRIAIAIWVTLLIALIAILLVYQKNETLNN